TAATTCTTCAAGCAATGACTAAGGGGTTCACATCGGTGATGTACGATGGTTCTTTACTTGATATCGAAGAAAACATAAAGAATACAAAATTTGTGGTAAAAGTAGCACGCGCTTTGGGAATAAACGTTGAGGCAGAAATCGGAAGAGTCGGTAAAAGTGAAGAAGGCAAAGAAGCAAAAGAAATATTAACGGATCCAGAAATAGCTGAAAGTTTTTTTGATGCAACTCAAGTTGATGCACTTGCCGTGGCAGTAGGAACTGCTCATGCAATGCAAAAACAAGAAGCTAATATCCGTTTTGATCTTGTTGAAAAGTTATCGAACATTTTGAATGTCCCTCTTGTTTTACATGGATCAAGTGGTGTTAAAAATGAAGATTTAATAAGAATTTCAAAAACAAAATTTTCAAAAGTGAATATAGGAACTATATTAAAGACTGTTTATATGGAAAAAATCCGTGAAATTTTAAAAGATAATCCAGAGTTGAGGGATCAAATAAAACTTCTAGAATCAGCTGCGAATGCAGTAGTTGAAACCGTTAAAGAAAAAATAAGGCTTCTTGGAAGTGATAACAAAGCATAAAACCTTAGAAGGAAGACCTTCTAAGGTTTTATGCTTTGTGACCGTAGCTTTTAATTACTTTATTGATAATTTGGGTTTTATAAAAGATTATAATCAATTATTAAGCCTATAATTTAAATTATATTGGCACCTTTTTCTAGATATAATCGTTTTACGTCTTCAGGTATTTGAGAATCAGTAATTATTCCTGTAACCTCATCTAATTTCGCAAACTTTACCATATTACTTTTACCAAATTTTGAATGATCTGAAATAACATATGTTTCTTTTGCATTTTTGTTTATTTCTTGAGCAATTGCTGCTTCATCCATGAAAGTAAAAGAGATGTCCCCCGATATTGATATGCCATTTACACCTACAAAATATTTGTCTATATTAAAATTTCTTATAGCTGATATCGTTATTTGTCCTACACATTCATAACTGCCCTTTTTTGGTATCCCTCCTGAAACTATTACTTGAAAATATTTATTTGAATCAATTATAAGCAACGCAACATTTAATGAGTTTGTTAAAATAGTTAATTCTGCCAAATTGGACGCAACAATCTCTTTCGCCAAAAAGTAACAAGTAGTGCCTCCGCTTAAAGATATAAAATCACCATCCCGAATAAAATTCATGGCTTTTTTAGCAATCTCTTTTTTTTCTAAGGTCATATAATTATAATTAGTGTAGAAACTAGTTTCTGCTTGAGGAACGTTCAATATAGCCCCTTTATGAGTTTTAATTATCAATTTTTTTGAAGCTAAATAATTTAAATCCCTTCTTATCGTGCTTCCTGAGACTTCGAATTGGTTTTCTAATTCTTTAGTAGTTACACTCGCTTTTCTTTTAATATAATCAAATATTTGTTTCCTTCTCTCATCTGAAAGCATTTTTATTCTCCCTTTTTTAATTCTTTTTTTATTGTTTCTTCTGAATTTTTAAGATTTTGAAGAAAGTTAGCATCCACTTCTTCTTTTAATAAAATTAATGCTCCAAAGACTGGCCAAAATTTAACTGCTCTTATATCCGCTGTGGGAATTTTCTGCCGAATGTAATTAAAAAAATATTTATAAAATACTGGAATGTTTTCTATTATTCCTCCACTGTAGGTAATAACAGGGTTAGGATCAAATTTTAAAAGTCTTATCGCGGATAACACGGATAATGATAATTCTTTTGCTGCTTTTTCTAATATAAACTTGGAAGAATTATCCCCTACACTACTTGCTTTGGAAGTTAAATAAGATATTGATGCAATTTCATGCCTAAAATTTTTACCTAAATTTTTTATCCATTCTAAGAGATCATACTTACTCTCAAACTTCATTTCTTTAAATATCAGTTCTGTTAGAAGGGTTTTTGGGACTCTCCCATCCAATTGCTTGGTTACTTCTCTCAATGTCTCTATACCAATGTAATAACCACTTCCTTCATCTCCAATTAATGGTCCCCAGCCTCCTACTCTTACATCTTTTTCTTTGTGTTTTCCATATATAATGCTTCCCGTTCCACAAACTGCATGAATACTATCTCTTCCTAAAGAACCTCCTGCCCAAGCAATCACCACATCGTTAA
Above is a window of Petrotoga mexicana DSM 14811 DNA encoding:
- a CDS encoding class II fructose-bisphosphate aldolase; this translates as MPLVNLNDVLVPAYNGGYAVPGFNFHTYEDAKAIVKGAELLKSPVILMASGSCIRHLGLDLSIEIVKFLAKNTSIPVVAHLDHATDINLILQAMTKGFTSVMYDGSLLDIEENIKNTKFVVKVARALGINVEAEIGRVGKSEEGKEAKEILTDPEIAESFFDATQVDALAVAVGTAHAMQKQEANIRFDLVEKLSNILNVPLVLHGSSGVKNEDLIRISKTKFSKVNIGTILKTVYMEKIREILKDNPELRDQIKLLESAANAVVETVKEKIRLLGSDNKA
- a CDS encoding DeoR/GlpR family DNA-binding transcription regulator, which codes for MLSDERRKQIFDYIKRKASVTTKELENQFEVSGSTIRRDLNYLASKKLIIKTHKGAILNVPQAETSFYTNYNYMTLEKKEIAKKAMNFIRDGDFISLSGGTTCYFLAKEIVASNLAELTILTNSLNVALLIIDSNKYFQVIVSGGIPKKGSYECVGQITISAIRNFNIDKYFVGVNGISISGDISFTFMDEAAIAQEINKNAKETYVISDHSKFGKSNMVKFAKLDEVTGIITDSQIPEDVKRLYLEKGANII
- a CDS encoding BadF/BadG/BcrA/BcrD ATPase family protein, with product MEKLYLGIDGGGTKTLAVLVDSKGNLIDFKKTGPTNIMECGKKKFLKNLNEISVILKKIDKDTVKSCFGMSAIGEYRGLEYRLKKLIQSQLGIIPNLLVNDVVIAWAGGSLGRDSIHAVCGTGSIIYGKHKEKDVRVGGWGPLIGDEGSGYYIGIETLREVTKQLDGRVPKTLLTELIFKEMKFESKYDLLEWIKNLGKNFRHEIASISYLTSKASSVGDNSSKFILEKAAKELSLSVLSAIRLLKFDPNPVITYSGGIIENIPVFYKYFFNYIRQKIPTADIRAVKFWPVFGALILLKEEVDANFLQNLKNSEETIKKELKKGE